The Thermomicrobiales bacterium genome contains the following window.
ACCTACACCATGCAGGGCGACGACATTCCGTTTGTTCTCGCCCACTTCCACCACCAGTCGGCGCTGCTGCGGATCGACGTGTTCGACGCCAACACCGGCCGATTCCGTGTTCGGGCGGTCAACGAGTGGCTGATGCCGCGGAACAGCACCACTACTGGCTTCTTTGCGATTCCGTGGGACGGCACCGGCCCGAACGGCGCGCGGGTCGTCGCGGTGCCGAACGGGCGGTACATCCTCAAGGTGTCGGTCCTGAAGGCGCTGGGCAACCCCGGCGTGTCCTCGGACTGGGAGACCTGGACATCGCCGGTCGTGACGATCAAGCGGCCGTAGCGCGGTTCGTCTGACCGAGAGGAAGCAACGCGGGCCGGCGAGGATTCACTCGCCGGCCCGTCTTCTTACCGGACGATGAACCCGTCGATCAGCGCCTCTGCGCCTGTCGTGCCATCCGGCCGGACGATGGGCAGGCGCGGGTAGCCTTCCTGCCATGCGTAGAGGGCGGTCAGCAGCCGGTAGCTGCCGGCCGGGAAGTCGGGCGGGACGGCAAGCTGGTAGTGGAGGGTGACTTCCTGGCCGGGCTGCCACTGACTGGTGGGTGGGTCGTAGCCGCCGGGGAGCAGATCGTAGCCTGCCTTCCGCTCGCCCCCGGCGTCGATGAGCTGGACGGTCGAGGCATATTCCGCGCCGAGCGGCCGCAGCACACGCCAGGTGACGTCTACGGCGACCGTCGCCCCGGGCGTGACTGTCGTTGGGTCCCAACGGACGCCGACCAGCTTTGCGGCCGGCTCGCCAGTCGCTTCAGCGTGGAAGATCTCGACCTGCTGCTCGCGCCGGGTCGCCGGGTGGCCGTCCAGCCAGGCCTCGACGGTGTAGGTTCCCGCTTTGGCCGGCGTCTCGACCGGCGTCAGCGTCCCAGACGTGCCCGGCTCGGCGGCCAGCGGCAGCGTCGACGCAGAGTGCTGGCGCAGGACGATGTTGCCGGCGGTGTCGCGCCAGACGATCTGCAGGTCCGGGGACGGCGTGAGCCGCAGCAGCGCGGGGTTCGGGTTCGGGTTCTCGATCCGGAGCGACACGTAGTACGGCAACCCCGCGCCGATCGCGGCCGGCATGCTGATCTGCGCGTCGTCCAGCGCGATGGGCGCGCGTTCCCCAGGGCTCAGCTCGTAGATGGTCGCGCCGTCGACCTGGCCGGCCAGCCGCAGCTCGGGCAGCGCGTTGGCCAGCGCGGTCGCGCGTTGCCAGTCGTACCCCTGCTTGTGGCGGATCACGATCCAGCGGATGCCGAGGTCCTGGAGGACGCCGACCGAACGGGCAGTGACGGCCGACGGCTCGTCGCCGTGCTGGCCGAGGAGACTGATGAGCGCGAAGTGGGGCTCGGGGATGAAGCCGCTATATCCGGCGACGATCGGGTTCCAGGTGCGAGTGGAGAGGTACATCGCGCGGATCGGCTCGAACAGCCCGTCGTCGGTGCTCGTCCGGTGTGTGATCAGTCCGTCGGCCGGGAACTCGACGACCGGGCCGGCAGGGTGCTCGGCCAGCCAGGCGACGAACGACGGATCTGGCGGGATGTGGTCGGTGCGCGTCGCGCTGCGTAGCTCGACAGTCGCACCCAGAGTCAGCAGCGCGGTCAGGGCGAGCGCGACCGGCAGCGCCCGATTCCCGAGCCGCGGCGCGAGACGTCGCCAGGCTGCCGTGTAGCCGAACGCGGCCAGCAGCGGGACGCCGATCGCGGTCAGCAGCCCGAACCTGCCGACTCCGCGGATCCCCCGGATCGGCGGGAAGGCATCGTAGATCAGCGCCCAGGGCATCGGCACGCTCCGCCCGGCGATGTGCAGCGAGAGACCGAAGGAGAAGATCGCGGCGACGAGCGTCAGCAACAGCGCCCAGCGGGCCGGCCAGCGTCGGCAGGCCAGCGCTGCCAGCGCCGCGCCGGCCAGCGCAATCGCGCCGGGGAAGAATGCCTCGCTGCGCGTGCCGAGCCGGCCCGCCCAGAAGTGGTTGGTTACGAAGACATCGAGGTACGCCCCCGGGCTGGAGGCGAACGCCTGCAGCTCGGCGCGACTGCGCTCGAATCCGTAGATCTCGCCGACCCACAGGTGGGGCAGCAGCGTCGGCGCCAGCAGCAGGTACGGCACGACCAGCGCCAGCCCCAGCGTCACCCACTCGCGCCGCGCCAACGGCCTCCCGCGCCACAGCACGAACGGCAGGAATAGCCCGAGCGCCACCGTCGACAGCACGGTAGCGTGTAGCGAGGCGAGTAGCTGCATTGCCAGCGTCACGCCGAACAGCACGACATAACGCTGCTGACGAACCCTGCCTGGCTGGTTGGCAGGCGTCTGTCGGGTCGGAAGATGATCAGCTTCCTTGTCATCCTGAGCCGCAGCGAAGGATCTCTCCTCAGTTCGGCTCCCTCCAGCCGGGAGAGATTCTTCGCGTGTGCGCTCAGAATGACAAGAAGGCGGGATCGACACAATCCCCGTGGATTTGTCATCCTGAGCCGCAGCGAAGGATCTCTCCTCTGTCCGGCTGTCTCCAGCCGGGGGAGATTCTTCGCGCGCGCGCTCAGAATGACAAGAAGGCGGGATCGACACAATCCCCGTGGATTTGTCATCCTGAGCCGCCGCGAAGGATCTCTCCTCTGTCCGGCTGTCTCCAGCGGGGAGGAGATTCCTCGCGGCGGCTCGGAATGACAAGGGAGCGGGGGAGCTCCCGGGCGGGCGGGTTGACGACGATCGGGTCAGGTACGCAGCCAATGCCCAGAACGCCAGCGGCAACCAGCAGAGGGCGAGGAGGTGCAGGTGGCTGAGGTGGCTGTAGCGGGCCGGGGCGAACGCGGCGGCGACTCCGGCGATGAACGCCGCCCCGGGGCTGGCGCCCAGCTCGCGGGCCAGCAGGAAGACGGCGAAGGCCATCAGCCAGAACGTTGCGATGAAGACGGCGTTGTAGGCCAGGATGTCGTTGCCGCTGGCGAGGTAAACCGGCCAGGCCACGAGGGCCGTCGAGATCGCCTCCTCGGAGTAGGCCAGCGAGTACTTGAAGGGGTAGAAGGCGTTGCCGTCGTACAGGCGGAGCGGCTGGTGGATGAGGTTGTGCTGGACCGAGCGCATCACCCAGATCTCGAACAGCGGGTCGCCGGGGTCCTGCACCGCCGACCCGGCATAGCGCGGGAGCGGCCAGAGCATCCAGCAGGTGAGCAGCAGATAGAGGATGGCGACGGCCGGCGCTGGCCGCCTGGCTATTCGGTCGAGCGTCTGCATGGCCGGAGTATGCCAGTAGTCGCGGGAATCGTCGTCATGCGCGATACTCCGCGGCGGCCCGGCAGCGTCGCCGGGTCGGGACCATCGAGGAGGAGCACGAGTGACCGACGAGCAACGACCGATCGATATTCAGGACGCGATCAACCAGCGCGCCCCCAGCGGCATCGCGATGAGCCCGGATGGTAGCCGGGTCGTCTTCAGCCTCGGCCCGATCGCCAAGAAGGGCGAGTACCCGGAGGCCGACCTCTGGCTGGCCGAGACCGACGGCAGCGGCCTGCGCCGGCTGACCACTGGGGAGTCCAGCGACGGGCAGGCGCGCTGGTCGCCGGATGGCTCGCTGATCGCCTTCATCTCTGACCGCGAGAAGCGCGGGACCGGCGCCCTCTACGTCATCAGCCCGGACGGCGGCGAGGCGGTGCGTGTCTCGCAGTGGGACGCGAACGTCGCCAGCCCGGTCTGGTCGCCGGACGGCGCGAAGGTCGCCGTCCTCGCGACCGACCCGGAGACGGAGGACGAGAAGAAGCGCAAGGAGGAGCGCGACGACACCTACGTCCATCAGGAGGACGAGAAGCTGGCTCGCCTGGCCGTCGTCGAGCTGCAGTCCGACCCGCTGGGCCAGCCGGCCCTGGTGGCGGTCGAGCCGCAGCGGCTGCTGGAGGGCGAGTGGAACGTCTGGCAGCATGACTGGTCTCCCGACGGCGAGCGGATCGCCGTTGTCGTCTCACGGCATCTGGGGTTTGGCGAGGGGCAGTATGGGCTTAGCCTCGGATTGGTTCCGGCCGGCGGCGGCGAGCTGACAGTAGTCGGCGGGGAATCGCCATCGTTCCGCGCGCCCGGCTCGGTGGCCTGGTCGCCGGACGGCGCGCAGCTTGCCTTCCTCGCCGCGTTCGATCTGAAGCGCGACGCCGGCCATGCCCTCTACCTCGTCGACGCAGCCGATCCGGCCAGCGTCCGCGAGCTGGCCCGCGACGAGGGTTTCACTGCGCTGTCGCTCGCCTGGCCGCTGGCCGACCACCTGGCGCTGCTGCGTCTGAAGAGCGTCTATTCAAACGTCGTCACCCTGACGCTCGATGGCGAGACGGTGGAGCCACTGTTCCACGGCGAGCAGCAGGAACGCGGCGCCTGGTCGACCGGCATGCAGATGACGCCGCTCGGCCTGGGATTCAGCGCCGATGGTGGACGCTTTGCGGCCATCTGGGGCGATTCGACCCGCCCGGCCGAGGTCTGGGCCGGCGTGGTCGGCGCTGCGCCGCGCCAGCTCACCCGCTTCAACGCGGACCTGGCCACCCGCGCGCTCGGCCGCACTGAGTTGGTCCGCTGGGCTGCCGAAGGCGGACTGGAGATCGAGGGGCTGCTGATCTACCCGGTCGGCTACGAGGAGGGCAAGGCGTACCCGACGATCCTCCACGTCCACGGCGGGCCGTCCTGGGCCTGGGACGACCACTTCTACGCCAACTGGCACGACATGGGCCAGTATCTGGCCGGCCATGGATACGCCGTCCTGATGCCCAACCCACGCGGCAGCACCGGCCGCGGCTGGGAGTTCCAGATCGCCAACCATAATGACTGGATGGGCGCGGACTATCGCGATTCGCAGGCCGGCCTGGACCAGCTGATCGAGCGCGGCATCGCCGACCCGGAACGCCTCGGGGTCGGTGGCTGGAGCTACGGCGGCCTCACGACGGCCTGGACGATCACGCAGACGAACCGCTTCAAGGCGGCGATCGTCGGGGCTGGCGTCACCAACCGGACCAGCATGCAGGGCACGACTGACATCGTCGACTGGGCGGGATCCTGGATGGTGGCCGAGTTTGCCGAAGACACCGACGCCTACTGGCACACCTCCGCGATGCGCTACGTCGGCCAGGTGGCGACGCCGACCCTCGTGCTGCACGGCGGCAACGACACCCGCGTGCCGGTCAGCCAGGGCTGGGAGATGTACAACGCGCTGAAGACAATGGGCGTGCCGACGAAGATGGTTGTCTACCCCCGCGAGCCGCACGGCATCGGCGAATACCACCACCAGCGCGACCTGCTGGAGCGAGTGCTGGGCTGGTTCGATCAGTACGTTAAGGGATGAGGGATGGGGGATGAGGGATGGGGGATGAGGAGCGGGAGACGGCGCTCTACGGTTTCGTAGGGACAGCGCTAGCGCTGTCTGCGGGCCGCAGGCCCGCCATCGCTGGACTGCCGGCCGCTCGGACATAGCCCGTCGGGTGCCTCACGGCACCCTCGCGCCCTGATACCCCGGCTCCCCCTGGCTCCAGAACGATTCGGAGTAGCTGACGTACCAGCGGCCGTCGACGCGGACGAACTGGTACGTCAGCACCTGACCGCCGGCCTCGGGCGGGTCGAAGGCGACCTTCGCGCTGCCGCGGTCGGCCGATGCGCGAACGTCGAACAGGTGGTAGTCCGGCTCGATCCAGCGGTCGGCGGTGACGCGCTCCATCGGCACGAACCCCTCGGGGAGGTCGTCGATCGACGGTTGCCGGCCCTCGGCTTCCGCCGTCGCGATCGCAGCCTCCCACGCTGCCGTATTGCGCTCGCCGTAGATGAGCGACGCGATCCGGGCCGTCAGGTAGCCGTCCCGTGCGCCGATCGGACCGCCGGAGAGCGTCGCGAGGGTGGCGCGTGCCTCGTCGCCATACAGGCTGAGAGAGTACTCGTAGTCTGGATGCATCTTCACGGTGGGGTCGTTGTAGTAGACCGTTGGGTAGCGCGACGGATCGCCGGAGACGATGGCGTCGAACAGGATTCGATTCTCGGCGCGGATGAGGGCGATAAGCTCAGCCTGGACAGGCGGTGAGGCGGCCGGCAGAGCCGTCGGCTCAGTCGGCCCGGCGCGCGCGCAGGCGACGATAGTGAGGACACAGGCAGTAGCGGCGAGCGCGACGCCTATCCGCAATCGAGCGGAGCCCGTTGCTCGACGCTCATCGCATGCCTGCGTGCTCAATGACTACTCCATTATCGGTTCGACGCGTAACACACTGACGCGCCAGACGGACTGTCCGTCGATCTCGTCCCACAGCTCGACGGGCATGGGTGGGATGATCGTGGTCGTATAGACGATCGTCTCACGGCGCGTGAACGTCGTTCCGGTTGCGCAGGCCGTGGGACGCTGTTCGGGACCTGCCGCCGAGCATGGGACAGTCACCTCGCGTTGATACTGGACGACGTTCGACGTCGGGTCGGCTGAGCGGTGGAACCCCTTTGACGCGAGCGCGGCGTCGCGCCCCGGCACGAGCCAGGCATTCGGCATGACCGGTACGCCATCCGTGTGGTCGATCGCGATGTCGTCGGCGCCGGGCAGCGAAAGATCGACGATGAATCGCTTGCCGTCGAAGTGGTACGTGTCGCCGACTGCTTGAGGATTCGTCGTGCTGCCAGTCAGCTCCTTCTCCCATCGCCCCAGACCATGCCAGGTCACGACCCAGGTGTCGGTCGTCGGGGGCGTTGACACGCCGCTCGGGTAGCCGAACTCCTCATACGTCATCTGGAACGGCGGCCAATCGGGACGGCGAGCCGGCGCATCCGCGGCAGAGATGCTCGAAGTGAGCGTGATCACCAGTGATAGCCCCAGGAGAACGAACACTCTACGACCTGATCGGCTAAGCATCCTCTGCATCGATGTTGCCCTTCCTGTATCACTCAACCAGACAGACGGTCGTCGTCACCCTCTCATGACGACGCGATGTAGTGATGCAAGACATCTGAGTACCAATACCAGCAGGAGCCACCGCCGTCACATGAGTAGTAGTTGCCCAGGAAGATCACATCAACGAGAGTCGTTGAGTAGCCATGAGTACTGCAGCGACACTCCCAACCATCGAAGAACTGATTATAGTACCATCTGCTCCATTCCTGAGACCGTCCAGTAACCCAGCCCGATCCGTTCCAATACAGGTCGCGGGTGTACGCTAATCGCCACTGTTCCGCACCACCATTGCCTCGGGAGTCGTCGTAATAGCGTGCAGAAACCGACACGCAGTTTGTCGATTTGCTGTATGACACATAGGACTTGAGATATTTGCCGTCAGATCGTATTTGACGGTTGTATCGAGCGCGAATGCTTCACCCGGTAAGAGCGCGAGCCATCCGAGCGTTAAGAACGAAGCTGCCAACAGTGTTCGGATGATGTCGAACCTCGTCCTCTGTCGCATTCATTCCCTCAATTCTTGCTGTTGGTCACCCGGCGTCACAGCCGGAGTGCTTGGCTGCAGCCGAAGCAATGGACCTATTGTTGATCGAGATCAAGCATTGGTCAACGCAGAATCCGCCAAAACGATGGCGAGTCCCCGCCAAAATCGTGGCAAGTATTCGCCATCGAACGTTTCAGCGGACGAGGCCGTGGTTGACGGTCGCGACGATCAGTCTCTCGGAGGTCGGGCCGATCAAGACGCCCCTGAGATCGTCGGCGCCGTTACTCCTCCAGCGCTGGGTTGAGCGGCGCGGCATTGAGCGGGACGACTGGCGCAACGCCCGCGATCGGGCCAGCCGGCATCTCGCCGAGCAGCGCGTCGCGGATCGCGGCAGTTGCTGACGCCAGCGGCTGACGCTCGAACGCGGCGTAGTGCGCGGGCAGGTCGGTAAACATGTCGTCGTCGGTCAGCCGCCAGTAGCCCTGCCGCTCGCCGACGACGAGGTAGGCATCGCCAAACTCGATTCGCTCGTCGTGGTCGAGGAAGAGCAGGAAGCGGTCGCCGGGCGCCAGCTTGAGCTGGCCCATCGGATCGGCGCAGCCGCCGGGGATCTCGCCGCCCGGCTGCCGGATCGTCAGCGTGTCGATCGGCTGGCCACGGACGTACGATTCGACCTTGATATCGAAGTCCGTGTGGAGCGGCAATCGTGCGTCACGAGGATCGGGCGTTGTCGGGTGCGCGCGCAGGATCTCGCCGCCGACGATCTGGTCCGACGCCCAGGCGAGCGACGCGATGTCGGGGATCATCGCGATCGACACGCCAGTTACGATGCACTCGCCCTCTCTCAGTTCCACATCGAGCGTG
Protein-coding sequences here:
- a CDS encoding S9 family peptidase, producing the protein MTDEQRPIDIQDAINQRAPSGIAMSPDGSRVVFSLGPIAKKGEYPEADLWLAETDGSGLRRLTTGESSDGQARWSPDGSLIAFISDREKRGTGALYVISPDGGEAVRVSQWDANVASPVWSPDGAKVAVLATDPETEDEKKRKEERDDTYVHQEDEKLARLAVVELQSDPLGQPALVAVEPQRLLEGEWNVWQHDWSPDGERIAVVVSRHLGFGEGQYGLSLGLVPAGGGELTVVGGESPSFRAPGSVAWSPDGAQLAFLAAFDLKRDAGHALYLVDAADPASVRELARDEGFTALSLAWPLADHLALLRLKSVYSNVVTLTLDGETVEPLFHGEQQERGAWSTGMQMTPLGLGFSADGGRFAAIWGDSTRPAEVWAGVVGAAPRQLTRFNADLATRALGRTELVRWAAEGGLEIEGLLIYPVGYEEGKAYPTILHVHGGPSWAWDDHFYANWHDMGQYLAGHGYAVLMPNPRGSTGRGWEFQIANHNDWMGADYRDSQAGLDQLIERGIADPERLGVGGWSYGGLTTAWTITQTNRFKAAIVGAGVTNRTSMQGTTDIVDWAGSWMVAEFAEDTDAYWHTSAMRYVGQVATPTLVLHGGNDTRVPVSQGWEMYNALKTMGVPTKMVVYPREPHGIGEYHHQRDLLERVLGWFDQYVKG